The following are from one region of the Nostoc cf. commune SO-36 genome:
- a CDS encoding ATP-binding protein: MNIDPVSVVNAIKAVAPATVSFGIQQAQRNEYIIKILKSLNLDSIQSPKDFEGVYVYALVEYGVFKADYILNFFRNKEIKKSFAKAFAAKALAINNEEWNTLKDEAQKTKIDLAEVQKFHQVFVSVAKRSINPGEVITNVQLQERLKKYPQSLEQSLYPDEFKALIEEKTKVFCGRVFVFKEFDDFLKKHSKGYFTVIGDAGMGKSAIAAQSVSKYKAICYFNIRADGRNTLDQFLQSIRQQLINCYELENAENDNLPTLLAKVNKKIADGERLVIVVDALDEVEQSGSGNLLSLPKNLPERIYFLLTRRRYAQNEKRLLTEEVPEQQLDLTANEYRLSNRNDVREYINKSINYEAEGHSLKAWIQQRKIEQLDFVEQVARKSENNFMYLYYVLQSIAKGDYQDLSLEELPEKLQGYYEQHWKQMEMDTPDKRTNAIILCVLVEVGKPISCESIARITKRDEYDVLELLNKWLEFLRKQKENQEDYYSIYHQSFADFLRNQPTLKREKKNNIDWPEVQRLISDYNDQLGKILKSGKGENE, translated from the coding sequence ATGAATATTGACCCTGTATCTGTAGTTAATGCTATTAAGGCTGTTGCACCTGCTACTGTTTCTTTTGGTATACAACAGGCTCAACGTAATGAATATATTATTAAAATTTTAAAAAGCTTAAACCTCGACTCAATACAGTCTCCTAAAGATTTTGAAGGGGTTTATGTTTATGCTTTGGTAGAGTATGGCGTATTTAAAGCTGATTATATACTCAATTTTTTTAGAAATAAAGAGATTAAAAAATCTTTTGCCAAGGCTTTTGCAGCAAAGGCGTTGGCTATTAATAATGAGGAATGGAATACATTAAAAGATGAAGCACAAAAAACAAAAATAGATTTAGCTGAGGTTCAGAAATTTCATCAGGTTTTTGTCAGTGTGGCAAAACGTTCTATCAATCCTGGAGAAGTTATAACTAATGTACAACTTCAAGAACGCCTGAAAAAATATCCACAATCTCTAGAACAATCGCTTTATCCAGATGAGTTTAAGGCACTAATCGAAGAGAAAACTAAGGTATTTTGCGGACGGGTATTTGTATTTAAGGAGTTTGATGATTTCCTCAAAAAGCATTCCAAAGGTTATTTTACCGTAATTGGGGATGCGGGGATGGGGAAAAGTGCGATCGCGGCCCAATCTGTATCTAAATACAAAGCTATCTGCTACTTTAATATTCGGGCAGATGGTCGCAACACACTAGACCAATTTCTGCAAAGTATTCGTCAACAACTGATTAATTGTTATGAGTTAGAGAATGCAGAGAATGATAATTTACCTACTTTATTGGCGAAAGTAAATAAAAAAATTGCAGATGGTGAACGTTTGGTAATTGTGGTTGATGCACTCGATGAAGTCGAACAATCAGGGTCAGGAAATCTTTTAAGTTTACCCAAGAATCTGCCAGAAAGAATATATTTTCTGCTAACGAGGCGACGCTATGCCCAAAATGAAAAACGCTTGTTAACTGAAGAAGTTCCAGAGCAGCAGTTGGATTTAACAGCGAATGAATATAGACTCTCAAATCGAAATGATGTTAGAGAGTACATTAATAAATCTATCAATTATGAGGCAGAGGGTCATAGTTTGAAAGCATGGATTCAACAACGCAAGATTGAGCAGCTAGATTTTGTTGAGCAGGTAGCAAGAAAAAGTGAAAACAATTTTATGTACTTGTACTATGTTTTGCAAAGTATTGCTAAAGGAGATTATCAAGACTTAAGTTTAGAAGAATTGCCTGAGAAACTTCAGGGTTATTATGAACAGCATTGGAAGCAGATGGAAATGGATACTCCAGACAAGCGGACAAATGCGATTATCCTCTGTGTACTGGTTGAGGTAGGTAAACCTATTTCTTGTGAATCTATTGCCCGCATAACTAAACGAGATGAATATGATGTTTTGGAGCTTTTGAATAAGTGGCTGGAATTCTTGAGAAAACAAAAAGAAAATCAAGAAGATTATTATTCAATTTATCACCAAAGCTTTGCAGATTTTCTCCGTAATCAACCGACATTAAAAAGAGAAAAAAAGAATAATATTGATTGGCCAGAGGTTCAACGTCTGATTTCTGATTATAATGACCAATTGGGGAAAATCCTAAAATCAGGTAAGGGTGAAAATGAGTAG
- a CDS encoding WD40 repeat domain-containing protein, which produces MQHFEVPEIQAMLEVAKQQVVPWLRPLTSNLISPGGSLRLTLTGHSAPVNAVALTPDGKQVISASDDKTLKLWNLETGKDERTFQGHSSVVNAIAITPDGKRVISASYDNTLKLWNLETGKDEATFQESSYWVRAVAITPDGKRVISASYDNKLKLWNLETGKDERTFQGHSYWVRAVAITPDGKWVISASHDNKLKLWNLETGKDERTFQGHSHWVRAVVITPDGKRVISPSDDNTLKLWNLETGKDERTFQGHSNAVNAVAITPDGKRVISASDDNTLKLWNLETGKDERTFQGHSNTVNAVAITPDGKRVISASDDNTLKLWNLETGKDKRTFQGHSNAVNAVAITPDGKWVISASDDNTLKLWNLETGKDERTFQGHSNAVNAVAITRDGKRMISASDDNKLKLWNLETGKDERTFQGHGNAVNAVAITRDGKRVISASSDNTLKLRNLETGKDERTFQGHSNRVRTVTITPNGKRVISASDDNTLKLWNLKTGKHERTFQGHSDRVRAVAITRDGKRVISASNDKTLKLWNLETGKDERTFQGHSGWVSAVAITPNGKRVISASDDNTLKLWNLETGEEIATFTGEAPFYCCVIAPDGVTVVAGESSGRVHFLRLENV; this is translated from the coding sequence ATGCAGCACTTTGAAGTACCGGAAATTCAAGCAATGCTTGAAGTAGCAAAGCAGCAAGTTGTACCTTGGTTGCGTCCGTTAACATCTAACTTAATTTCCCCAGGTGGAAGTTTACGTCTCACTCTCACAGGTCATAGCGCCCCGGTAAATGCAGTAGCTCTCACCCCCGATGGCAAGCAGGTGATTTCTGCTTCAGATGACAAAACACTCAAGCTCTGGAATCTAGAAACTGGCAAAGATGAGCGGACTTTTCAGGGTCATAGCAGCGTAGTAAATGCAATAGCCATTACCCCCGATGGCAAGCGGGTGATTTCTGCTTCATATGACAACACACTCAAACTCTGGAATCTAGAAACTGGCAAAGATGAGGCGACTTTCCAGGAAAGTAGTTACTGGGTAAGAGCAGTAGCTATTACCCCCGATGGCAAGCGGGTGATTTCTGCTTCATATGACAACAAACTCAAACTCTGGAATCTAGAAACTGGCAAAGATGAGCGGACTTTCCAGGGTCATAGTTACTGGGTAAGAGCAGTAGCCATTACCCCCGATGGCAAGTGGGTGATTTCTGCTTCACATGACAACAAACTCAAACTCTGGAATCTAGAAACTGGCAAAGATGAGCGGACTTTCCAGGGTCATAGTCACTGGGTAAGAGCAGTAGTCATTACCCCCGATGGCAAGCGGGTGATTTCTCCTTCAGATGACAACACACTCAAACTTTGGAATCTAGAAACTGGCAAAGATGAGCGGACTTTCCAGGGTCATAGCAACGCGGTAAATGCAGTAGCCATTACTCCCGATGGCAAGCGGGTGATTTCTGCTTCAGATGACAACACACTCAAACTCTGGAATTTAGAAACTGGCAAAGATGAGCGGACTTTCCAGGGTCATAGCAACACGGTAAATGCAGTAGCCATTACCCCCGATGGCAAGCGGGTGATTTCTGCTTCAGATGACAACACACTCAAACTCTGGAATCTAGAAACTGGCAAAGATAAGCGGACTTTCCAGGGTCATAGCAACGCGGTAAATGCAGTAGCCATTACCCCCGATGGCAAGTGGGTGATTTCTGCTTCAGATGACAACACACTCAAACTCTGGAATCTAGAAACTGGCAAAGATGAGCGGACTTTTCAGGGTCATAGCAACGCGGTAAATGCAGTAGCCATTACTCGCGATGGCAAGCGTATGATTTCTGCTTCAGATGACAACAAACTCAAACTCTGGAATCTAGAAACTGGCAAAGATGAGCGGACTTTTCAGGGTCATGGCAACGCGGTAAATGCAGTAGCCATTACTCGCGATGGCAAGCGGGTGATTTCTGCTTCAAGTGACAACACACTCAAACTCCGGAATCTAGAAACTGGCAAAGATGAGCGGACTTTCCAGGGTCATAGTAACAGGGTAAGAACAGTAACCATCACTCCCAATGGCAAGCGGGTGATTTCTGCTTCAGATGACAACACACTTAAACTCTGGAATCTAAAAACTGGCAAACATGAGCGGACTTTTCAGGGTCATAGCGACAGGGTAAGAGCAGTAGCCATTACTCGCGATGGCAAGCGGGTGATTTCTGCTTCAAATGACAAGACACTCAAACTCTGGAATCTAGAAACTGGCAAAGATGAGCGGACTTTTCAGGGTCATAGTGGCTGGGTAAGTGCAGTAGCCATTACCCCCAATGGCAAGCGGGTGATTTCTGCTTCAGATGACAACACACTCAAACTCTGGAATCTAGAAACTGGAGAAGAAATTGCCACTTTTACAGGAGAGGCTCCATTTTATTGCTGTGTTATTGCACCGGATGGGGTGACTGTTGTGGCAGGGGAGTCATCAGGGAGAGTGCATTTTTTGCGGTTGGAGAATGTTTAA
- a CDS encoding AAA family ATPase: protein MNTSPRPPTPINSPSYPTEFQQVILKKSQNFVGRAFVFTAISNFLQRYDRGYFTIIGAPGSGKSAILAKYVTENPQVLYYNAQLPGKNRAEEFITTISTQIETQNFTSLHSLLQQVSDKLEPQQKFIIAIDALDAVNHTDQTKGSNLLYLPRYLPRGVYFLLTRRPYLRKQSGLLIETPFQILDLAAYPQENHEDIQAYIRQYVNNDEELTAQLIAKSENNFMYLSEILLYVVSESDACGGQSHRTAYLREAIVTEQLPPALKAYYQQHKHKMIPPHAPSQERELKLSVLRVLVQTALLYERLRQQIDSVTAAAIASTIDADEYDVEEILENWREFLTLQQIDREISYSVYHSSFRDFLSKQTLASESNQTI from the coding sequence ATGAACACTTCACCTCGACCGCCAACACCAATCAATTCCCCCTCTTACCCAACAGAATTTCAACAAGTCATTCTCAAAAAAAGTCAAAACTTTGTTGGTCGCGCCTTCGTCTTCACCGCAATATCCAACTTTCTCCAGCGTTACGATCGCGGTTACTTTACCATAATTGGCGCACCCGGTAGCGGCAAAAGTGCCATCCTCGCCAAATACGTCACAGAAAATCCCCAAGTTCTCTATTACAACGCCCAACTCCCAGGCAAAAATCGCGCTGAGGAATTTATTACTACTATCAGCACACAAATAGAGACGCAAAATTTTACGTCTCTACATTCCCTGCTTCAGCAAGTCAGCGACAAACTAGAACCTCAGCAAAAGTTTATTATTGCTATCGATGCCTTAGATGCTGTTAACCACACCGACCAAACAAAAGGCTCAAATCTCTTGTATCTTCCCAGATATCTGCCGCGTGGCGTTTATTTCCTTCTTACCCGCCGCCCATACCTGCGAAAACAATCCGGTTTGTTGATTGAAACACCTTTTCAAATTCTTGACTTAGCAGCATACCCACAAGAAAACCACGAAGATATTCAAGCATACATTCGGCAATATGTCAACAATGACGAAGAACTTACAGCACAGCTAATAGCCAAAAGCGAAAACAACTTCATGTATCTCAGCGAGATATTATTATATGTTGTCTCTGAGAGCGATGCCTGCGGCGGGCAAAGCCATCGCACAGCATATCTGAGAGAAGCGATCGTAACAGAACAACTCCCCCCTGCTTTAAAGGCGTATTATCAGCAGCATAAGCACAAGATGATTCCCCCTCATGCGCCAAGTCAAGAGAGGGAATTGAAATTATCTGTGCTGCGTGTGTTAGTGCAGACTGCACTTCTCTACGAGAGGCTGCGCCAACAGATTGACTCAGTGACAGCCGCAGCGATCGCTAGTACAATTGATGCTGATGAATATGATGTTGAAGAAATTCTAGAAAATTGGCGTGAGTTTTTAACACTCCAGCAAATAGATCGAGAAATTAGCTACAGTGTTTACCATTCAAGCTTTCGAGATTTCTTAAGCAAGCAAACTTTGGCTAGTGAGTCTAACCAAACTATCTAA
- a CDS encoding 4Fe-4S single cluster domain-containing protein, with the protein MEIKPTDPSLALMEIPPGYLNIMGYVDQSEVNGPGCRAVIWVQGCLRECPGCFNTNSWSFEANQLIAVDTLAENILSNPRNTGVTFSGGEPFWQATALASLARRLKAAGLNIMSFTGFTLKQLQSQSAPPGSQELLEQLDILVDGPFVESLAINSPDSPVSSSNQRVRVLNPAFQDQITWASDQIEVHILKDGSRIVTGYQGGLELT; encoded by the coding sequence ATGGAAATTAAGCCAACTGACCCATCACTAGCACTCATGGAAATTCCCCCTGGTTATCTCAACATTATGGGTTACGTTGATCAGTCAGAAGTTAATGGCCCAGGTTGTCGTGCAGTCATTTGGGTACAAGGTTGTCTTCGTGAGTGTCCTGGTTGCTTTAATACTAACTCTTGGTCATTTGAGGCTAACCAATTAATTGCTGTTGATACCCTTGCCGAGAATATTCTCAGCAATCCCCGCAACACAGGTGTAACGTTCTCCGGTGGAGAACCGTTTTGGCAAGCAACTGCACTTGCATCTTTAGCCCGTCGGCTAAAAGCTGCTGGGTTAAATATTATGTCTTTTACTGGATTCACTCTCAAGCAGCTACAGTCTCAATCGGCGCCGCCAGGTTCCCAAGAATTATTAGAACAACTCGATATTTTGGTTGACGGGCCTTTTGTAGAATCTCTAGCAATTAACTCTCCCGACTCTCCAGTTTCTTCTAGCAATCAACGGGTTCGGGTATTAAACCCGGCTTTTCAAGACCAAATTACTTGGGCTAGCGACCAAATTGAGGTTCATATTCTTAAAGATGGTAGCCGCATTGTTACTGGTTATCAAGGTGGACTAGAACTAACGTAG
- the cobA gene encoding uroporphyrinogen-III C-methyltransferase, whose product MNRTEKQENKYLGKVYLVGAGPGDPGLITLKAKSLLECADVVIYDALVSPPILAMINPQAEQINAGKRRGKHSLFQEETTQLLIEKAQDHAIVVRLKGGDPFIFGRGGEEMEELINAGISTEVVPGITSGIAAAAYSGIPLTHRLYSSSVTFVTGHEAAGKYRPKVDWSAIAHGSETIVIYMGIHNLPYIVEQLSIAGLNLETPIALVRWGTRPEQEELIGTLETIVKQVEETGFGAPAIAVIGQVVNMHSILSGCRPV is encoded by the coding sequence ATGAACCGCACAGAAAAACAGGAGAACAAGTATTTGGGAAAGGTTTATTTAGTTGGTGCGGGGCCAGGAGATCCAGGACTAATTACCCTGAAGGCAAAAAGTTTATTGGAATGTGCAGATGTAGTTATCTATGATGCCTTAGTGAGTCCGCCAATTTTGGCAATGATTAATCCCCAAGCGGAGCAAATTAACGCTGGTAAGCGCAGGGGAAAACATTCGCTGTTCCAGGAAGAAACAACTCAATTGCTGATTGAGAAAGCGCAAGATCATGCAATTGTGGTGCGGTTAAAGGGTGGTGATCCTTTTATTTTTGGTCGCGGTGGCGAAGAGATGGAAGAATTAATCAACGCAGGAATATCAACGGAGGTTGTGCCCGGTATCACTTCGGGAATTGCAGCCGCAGCATACTCAGGTATTCCATTGACTCATCGGCTGTATAGTTCATCAGTTACATTTGTGACTGGTCATGAGGCGGCAGGTAAGTATAGACCGAAAGTGGATTGGAGTGCGATCGCTCACGGTTCTGAAACCATTGTGATTTATATGGGAATTCACAATCTACCTTATATTGTGGAGCAATTAAGTATAGCTGGGTTAAATTTAGAAACACCTATTGCTTTGGTGCGCTGGGGTACACGACCAGAACAAGAAGAATTGATTGGTACTTTAGAGACAATTGTCAAACAGGTAGAAGAAACTGGATTTGGTGCGCCTGCGATCGCAGTTATTGGACAAGTAGTGAATATGCACAGTATTTTGTCTGGTTGTCGTCCAGTTTGA
- a CDS encoding RNA-guided endonuclease InsQ/TnpB family protein: MLHKVVQVRLYPSLEQQIQLAQAFGCARWWWNYALNKSIETYKETGKGLSRAALNAFLPTLKKAEETVWLADCYSQVLQATTLNLTTAYKNFFEKRAGFPKFKSKHGKQSIQYPQNVKIGDGSVKLPGNIGIIKAKIHRQIEGEIKTVTVSKTPSGKYLASILTELEGENPTVSEGKIYGIDLGLKHFAVVNDGEKISKYENPKHLAKHEKNLKRKQKKLARKQKGSKSRNRYRKVVAKVYEQVSNSRQDFLHKLSYKLVSDSQAVIVENFHVLGMVRNHKLAKSISDVGWGTFTNFLAYKLERRGGKLVEIDRWFPSSKLCSSCFYQIGEMPLDVREWTCPHCNTHHDRDANAAQNIRAEGIRMIKAEGSAVSAVGGKVSPALGRKSKFRHSPVITEADTVLGTPSQCG; encoded by the coding sequence GTGTTACACAAGGTAGTACAAGTCCGTTTATATCCGTCACTGGAACAGCAAATTCAACTAGCTCAAGCTTTTGGCTGCGCTCGTTGGTGGTGGAACTATGCCCTAAATAAGTCAATTGAAACTTATAAGGAGACAGGGAAAGGACTTAGCCGTGCAGCGCTCAACGCATTTCTTCCTACACTCAAAAAGGCAGAAGAGACTGTGTGGTTAGCTGATTGTTATAGCCAAGTTTTACAGGCTACGACACTGAATCTAACTACAGCCTACAAAAACTTTTTTGAAAAACGTGCTGGATTCCCTAAATTCAAATCCAAGCATGGAAAACAGTCTATTCAGTATCCTCAAAACGTCAAGATTGGAGATGGCAGTGTAAAGCTTCCAGGTAATATTGGGATAATCAAAGCAAAAATACATAGACAGATTGAGGGGGAAATCAAGACTGTTACTGTAAGTAAAACACCTTCTGGTAAATACCTTGCATCTATCCTTACTGAGTTAGAAGGTGAAAACCCTACTGTTTCAGAGGGCAAGATTTACGGCATTGATTTAGGGCTGAAACATTTCGCTGTTGTTAATGACGGCGAGAAAATCTCTAAATACGAGAATCCTAAACACCTTGCCAAACACGAAAAAAACCTCAAACGTAAGCAGAAAAAATTAGCACGTAAACAAAAAGGAAGTAAGTCAAGAAATAGATATAGAAAAGTTGTTGCCAAGGTGTACGAGCAAGTTAGTAATTCGCGGCAGGATTTTCTACATAAACTTAGTTATAAGTTGGTCAGCGATAGCCAAGCTGTCATAGTGGAGAATTTTCATGTATTAGGCATGGTACGCAACCATAAATTGGCAAAATCAATATCTGATGTTGGGTGGGGAACATTCACTAACTTCTTAGCCTACAAGCTAGAACGCAGAGGTGGAAAATTAGTTGAAATTGATAGATGGTTCCCCAGTTCAAAACTTTGCTCTAGTTGTTTCTATCAAATAGGTGAGATGCCGTTGGATGTCCGTGAGTGGACTTGTCCTCATTGCAATACTCATCATGACAGGGACGCGAACGCCGCGCAGAATATTAGAGCAGAGGGTATCAGAATGATAAAGGCGGAAGGTTCAGCCGTCTCTGCTGTAGGAGGGAAGGTAAGTCCTGCTCTTGGACGAAAGTCTAAGTTTAGGCACTCCCCCGTGATTACAGAAGCCGACACTGTACTTGGTACTCCAAGTCAGTGTGGGTAG
- a CDS encoding sirohydrochlorin chelatase, whose product MSSAYLLVSHGSRDRRPEIAMQQLAKLVHNKLSENHNLSNSEHLVGIAALEMSPQPLHEQIQQFANSVFGDGGLRTLSQNENRLKIVPLFLLPGVHVMTDIPAEVALAQQAVGQHIIIEVQPYLGSHPNLEKLLAKQTAAIKTEAWILLAHGSRRPGSQETIEAMAASLGAVTAYWASPPSLESRVKELVDAGYREIAILPYFLFAGGITDAIAASIEELKLQFSAVNFQLAEPLGASAELAELIWDLTITP is encoded by the coding sequence ATGTCATCTGCGTATCTGCTAGTATCTCACGGAAGTCGCGATCGCCGCCCAGAAATTGCTATGCAGCAACTAGCAAAGCTGGTACATAACAAATTGTCAGAAAACCATAACCTATCAAATAGCGAACATTTGGTTGGTATAGCTGCTTTGGAAATGAGTCCTCAGCCTTTACACGAGCAGATTCAACAATTTGCTAACAGCGTTTTTGGCGATGGCGGTCTACGCACACTCTCTCAAAATGAGAATCGCCTAAAAATTGTACCGCTATTTCTGCTGCCGGGAGTCCATGTGATGACAGATATTCCTGCCGAGGTAGCACTAGCACAACAGGCTGTTGGTCAACATATCATCATTGAGGTGCAACCATATTTAGGCTCTCATCCCAATTTAGAGAAATTGCTGGCAAAGCAAACAGCCGCTATAAAAACAGAAGCATGGATTCTCTTAGCTCATGGTAGCCGTCGTCCAGGTTCCCAAGAAACTATCGAAGCAATGGCGGCGAGTTTGGGAGCAGTGACTGCTTATTGGGCTAGCCCTCCAAGTTTAGAATCACGGGTGAAAGAGTTGGTAGATGCTGGTTATAGAGAAATTGCAATCTTGCCATACTTTTTATTTGCTGGTGGAATAACCGATGCGATCGCAGCCTCAATAGAGGAGCTAAAATTACAATTTTCTGCGGTGAATTTCCAATTGGCAGAGCCACTGGGAGCAAGTGCAGAATTAGCCGAGCTAATTTGGGATTTAACTATTACGCCGTAA
- a CDS encoding DUF4359 domain-containing protein yields MKPLTIIVYSGAAAGLAVLGVAMAKTNPSQVEYEEYAVQRLTEYLKTDVCKKTTNLIENLIRFNCDKLVDSANPQIQEIIARTTERQNYIIFSIYRTDLKINSWIPSYKFETVGAFDQFYTYTAEKE; encoded by the coding sequence ATGAAACCATTGACCATCATCGTATATAGTGGAGCAGCAGCAGGACTCGCCGTCTTGGGTGTGGCAATGGCGAAGACCAATCCCAGTCAAGTTGAGTATGAAGAATATGCAGTGCAACGGCTGACAGAATACTTAAAAACCGATGTGTGCAAAAAAACCACCAATCTTATAGAAAATTTAATCCGTTTTAATTGTGATAAGTTGGTTGACTCGGCTAACCCGCAAATCCAAGAAATTATTGCCAGGACTACAGAAAGGCAAAATTACATTATTTTTAGCATTTACCGTACAGATTTAAAAATAAACTCTTGGATACCTTCTTACAAATTTGAAACGGTGGGAGCTTTTGATCAATTTTATACTTACACTGCGGAGAAAGAGTAA
- a CDS encoding methyltransferase family protein, translating into MKAKHTINLHKGLTFFFVLGLMFVYQNFTLGAWVYLALHGTYGFLWLLKDQLFPDKQWEQFASIPQSIFGFILVSLYWIAPFILISSGTVPPLPLVAVAISLNILGVFLHFASDAQKYYTLKYQKGLITEGFFARCRNTNYLGEIFIYTAFAMLTQHWLPFLILGGFISTVFIPNMLKKDSSLSRYSEFDDYKNRSGLLFPKLFLMSDSKQQEKTVI; encoded by the coding sequence ATGAAAGCTAAACATACCATCAATCTCCATAAAGGACTAACATTCTTTTTTGTACTCGGACTTATGTTTGTTTACCAGAATTTCACTCTTGGCGCTTGGGTGTATTTAGCACTTCATGGTACTTATGGCTTTCTGTGGCTACTCAAAGACCAGCTATTTCCAGATAAACAATGGGAGCAATTTGCTTCTATTCCACAGAGCATTTTCGGCTTTATTCTAGTGAGCTTATATTGGATAGCACCCTTTATTCTAATTAGTAGTGGCACAGTACCACCACTACCACTAGTAGCAGTAGCCATTTCCTTGAATATCTTGGGTGTTTTTCTACACTTTGCTAGCGATGCCCAAAAGTACTATACCCTTAAGTATCAGAAGGGATTAATAACAGAAGGATTCTTTGCTCGTTGCCGGAACACAAATTATCTGGGAGAAATATTTATTTATACTGCCTTCGCTATGCTGACTCAACACTGGTTGCCATTCTTGATTCTTGGAGGTTTTATCAGCACGGTATTTATTCCAAATATGCTTAAGAAAGACTCTTCTTTATCTCGTTACTCTGAGTTTGATGACTACAAAAATCGTTCTGGGCTTTTATTCCCGAAACTGTTTTTAATGTCAGATTCTAAGCAACAAGAAAAGACTGTCATTTAA